In the genome of Persephonella sp. KM09-Lau-8, one region contains:
- the leuC gene encoding 3-isopropylmalate dehydratase large subunit, with the protein MGMTLTEKILAEHAGRDYVEPGELVTVKVDLAIANDITAPLAIRQLEKYGIDKVHDPDKIALVMDHFFPPKDILSAQQIKISRDFAKKMGIKNYFEGQDSGVMHTILPEKGFIAPGDLVMGADSHTCTYGALGAFSTGVGSTDIAYIFATGETWLKVPETMKFTFYGKRQKWVGGKDFVLTVIGKIGVDGALYRAMEYHGEAIKDLPVEERLTITNMAIEAGGKNAIMEADEKVLEWLKDKTKKPLRMIKADPDAKYCCEYEFDASKIEPVVAAPNLPSNVKPVSEVAGKPINQVFIGSCTNGRITDLRIAAQILKGRKVHPDVRCIVIPASDRTYKQALHEGLLEILADAGCLISTSTCGPCLGGHMGILAEGEVCVSTSNRNFTGRMGHPNSEVYLAGPAVAAASAVLGRIAHPEEVVGTKAEVNV; encoded by the coding sequence ATGGGAATGACACTAACTGAAAAAATCCTCGCAGAACATGCAGGAAGAGATTATGTAGAACCAGGGGAACTGGTTACAGTTAAAGTTGACCTTGCAATAGCCAACGATATCACAGCACCACTTGCAATAAGACAGCTTGAAAAATATGGAATAGATAAGGTTCACGACCCGGATAAAATAGCCCTTGTTATGGACCACTTCTTCCCACCAAAAGATATCCTTTCAGCTCAGCAGATAAAAATCTCCAGAGATTTTGCTAAAAAAATGGGAATAAAAAACTATTTTGAAGGGCAGGACTCTGGAGTTATGCACACAATCCTTCCAGAAAAAGGATTTATTGCCCCTGGAGATTTAGTAATGGGAGCTGACTCCCATACCTGCACATACGGAGCTCTTGGAGCATTTTCTACAGGAGTAGGCTCAACAGATATTGCATATATATTTGCAACAGGTGAAACATGGCTTAAAGTTCCTGAAACTATGAAATTCACATTCTACGGAAAAAGACAGAAATGGGTGGGTGGAAAGGATTTTGTCCTTACAGTAATTGGAAAAATCGGTGTTGATGGTGCTCTATACAGGGCTATGGAATATCATGGAGAAGCTATAAAAGACCTGCCTGTAGAAGAAAGACTTACAATAACAAATATGGCAATTGAAGCAGGTGGAAAAAATGCGATAATGGAAGCTGATGAAAAAGTTTTAGAATGGCTGAAAGACAAAACCAAAAAACCTCTCAGAATGATAAAAGCTGACCCTGATGCAAAATACTGCTGTGAGTATGAATTTGATGCTTCTAAAATAGAACCTGTGGTTGCAGCTCCAAACCTTCCATCAAATGTAAAACCTGTTTCAGAAGTTGCAGGAAAACCAATTAATCAGGTTTTCATCGGTTCTTGCACAAACGGAAGAATAACAGACCTGAGAATTGCTGCACAGATACTTAAAGGAAGAAAAGTTCATCCAGATGTCAGATGTATCGTAATTCCTGCATCAGATAGAACATACAAACAGGCATTACACGAAGGGCTCCTTGAAATTCTTGCAGATGCAGGATGTCTGATAAGCACTTCTACCTGTGGTCCATGCCTTGGAGGACATATGGGTATTCTTGCTGAAGGAGAGGTTTGTGTATCAACATCTAACAGAAACTTTACTGGAAGAATGGGACATCCAAACAGTGAAGTATATCTGGCAGGTCCGGCAGTAGCTGCAGCATCAGCAGTATTAGGAAGAATTGCACATCCTGAGGAAGTTGTAGGAACAAAAGCAGAAGTAAATGTTTAA
- the mltG gene encoding endolytic transglycosylase MltG translates to MKKIVYFFVALFLIIFAVSGISYYVFLSKINSYNQLSKPVFVKIHKGESIKDIAEKLEKSGVIKNKDLFILYARYKNKPLKYGFYMFKGKLNIPQVWEILYSGKEKLIKFTIIPGEDLIDIGQKLEKAGFVQKENFYKYVFDPKNVKWYGLEGKSFEGYFPPDTYYFRKDFTLRNIIETFLRNFKKRYKPILKPVEDLTPYQVMIIASMVEKETAIPEEKPIIAGIIINRLKKGMKLQIDPTIIYALKLKNQWHGDLTRKNMKIDSPYNTYLYKGLPPTPICSFSLESLKAVINYEKTDYLYFFSSDGKRHSFSKTYREHLRKVRAAY, encoded by the coding sequence ATGAAAAAAATTGTCTATTTTTTTGTTGCTTTATTTTTGATAATCTTTGCTGTATCTGGAATTTCTTACTATGTCTTCTTATCAAAGATTAACTCATATAATCAACTTTCAAAACCTGTTTTTGTGAAAATACACAAAGGAGAAAGTATAAAGGATATTGCTGAAAAATTAGAAAAATCAGGGGTCATAAAAAACAAAGATTTATTTATCCTTTATGCCAGATACAAAAACAAACCTTTAAAATATGGCTTTTATATGTTCAAGGGAAAGCTTAATATTCCTCAGGTCTGGGAAATCCTTTATTCTGGCAAAGAAAAATTAATAAAGTTTACCATTATTCCAGGTGAGGATTTGATAGATATTGGACAAAAACTGGAAAAAGCAGGATTTGTCCAAAAAGAGAATTTTTATAAATATGTTTTTGACCCTAAAAATGTCAAATGGTATGGCCTTGAAGGAAAATCATTTGAGGGATACTTTCCGCCCGATACTTATTATTTCAGAAAAGATTTTACCCTCAGAAATATAATTGAAACATTTTTAAGGAATTTTAAAAAAAGATATAAACCTATTTTAAAACCGGTAGAAGATTTAACACCTTATCAAGTTATGATTATTGCCTCAATGGTAGAAAAAGAAACAGCTATTCCAGAAGAAAAGCCTATAATAGCAGGGATTATAATAAACAGGCTTAAAAAAGGAATGAAACTCCAAATTGACCCGACAATTATCTATGCCCTGAAACTTAAAAATCAATGGCATGGAGACCTTACCAGAAAAAATATGAAAATAGATTCACCTTATAATACTTATCTGTATAAAGGACTTCCTCCTACCCCGATATGTAGCTTTTCACTGGAGAGTTTAAAGGCTGTAATCAATTATGAAAAGACAGATTATCTATATTTCTTTTCCAGCGATGGAAAAAGGCATTCTTTCTCTAAAACATACAGAGAACATCTGAGGAAGGTCAGGGCAGCTTACTGA
- a CDS encoding DUF2892 domain-containing protein produces the protein MIGLWDALIRVLIGAILVWLGIEKGGVWIIGEVVGLVLMFTAIIGFCPLYKLTGVSSRCDNCQEAAEA, from the coding sequence ATGATAGGCTTGTGGGATGCTTTAATCAGAGTTCTGATTGGTGCAATACTTGTATGGCTTGGTATAGAAAAAGGTGGCGTCTGGATTATAGGAGAGGTTGTAGGACTTGTTCTTATGTTTACAGCAATAATTGGATTTTGCCCACTTTATAAACTTACCGGCGTATCATCCAGATGTGATAACTGTCAGGAAGCAGCCGAAGCATGA
- the ruvX gene encoding Holliday junction resolvase RuvX has translation MNKRVLALDVGNKRIGVAYSDPFGISANPLPIIQNDEKVFEKIKELVKEYDIGTIVIGLPLTLKGEEGEQAQKTKEFAEKLKQEIPDIPIKFVDERFTTTLAERQLRETTKKSKRKQKLDSVSAVYILKTYLDSLNI, from the coding sequence ATGAACAAACGGGTTTTAGCCCTTGATGTTGGAAATAAAAGAATAGGGGTTGCTTACAGCGACCCCTTTGGTATATCTGCAAATCCCCTTCCTATTATTCAAAATGATGAAAAAGTATTTGAAAAGATTAAAGAATTAGTCAAAGAGTATGACATCGGAACAATAGTTATTGGCCTTCCTTTAACACTAAAAGGGGAAGAAGGGGAACAGGCACAAAAAACAAAAGAATTTGCAGAAAAACTAAAGCAGGAAATCCCTGACATTCCCATAAAATTCGTTGATGAGAGATTTACAACAACATTGGCTGAAAGACAGCTCAGAGAAACCACCAAAAAATCCAAAAGGAAGCAAAAACTGGACAGCGTATCCGCCGTTTATATCTTAAAAACATATCTTGATAGTTTAAATATTTAG